A genome region from Lucilia cuprina isolate Lc7/37 chromosome 3, ASM2204524v1, whole genome shotgun sequence includes the following:
- the LOC111680592 gene encoding TM2 domain-containing protein almondex — protein sequence MARCIVINRKSALMLIWIFVLSGIRQSYTDDADNKVTTSNNSEVAPYVIRNFNETSQQLSQCQNTANINCSELQFPCIKCYYNYTCHYGQELYVNCSALHQVECQGSRWFWHQMNCRYCYQTEKWQQKCVQKGNCNSVNGQYYKTNCTVSPDVFCLGNRSFSRNIKCNWTQGYRWSTAVIISLTLGGFGADRFYLGHWQEGIGKLFSFGGLGVWTIIDVVLISLHYLGPADGSLYI from the coding sequence atggCACGTTGTATTGTGATAAATCGTAAGTCGGCCTTAATGCTAATCTGGATTTTTGTGCTAAGTGGCATACGACAAAGTTACACGGATGATGCAGACAACAAAGTTACCACCAGCAATAATAGCGAAGTGGCTCCCTATGTGATACGCAACTTTAATGAGACGTCGCAACAGTTATCCCAGTGTCAGAATACAGCCAATATCAATTGTAGTGAACTGCAATTTCCATGCATAAAATGTTACTACAATTACACATGCCACTATGGTCAAGAATTGTATGTCAACTGTTCGGCTTTGCATCAAGTGGAATGCCAGGGAAGCCGTTGGTTTTGGCATCAAATGAATTGTCGTTATTGCTATCAAACCGAGAAATGGCAACAGAAGTGTGTTCAAAAAGGCAATTGCAATTCGGTAAATGGTCAATATTATAAAACCAACTGTACCGTCAGTCCGGATGTTTTTTGTCTGGGTAACCGTTCGTTTTCGCGCAACATAAAGTGTAATTGGACGCAAGGCTATCGCTGGAGTACTGCTGTAATAATAAGTTTAACCTTAGGAGGTTTCGGAGCAGATCGATTTTATTTGGGACATTGGCAGGAGGGTATTGGTAAACTGTTTAGTTTTGGTGGATTGGGTGTATGGACGATAATAGATGTAGTATTAATATCATTGCATTATTTAGGACCCGCAGATGGTTCTTTGTATATTTAA
- the LOC111680591 gene encoding uncharacterized protein LOC111680591, producing MEPSIKSEPCETLYCEQENENSLKMHNPQNLKRSYEDMVDSRNKQQYQINNFYGEANHVTHHIDIENGSFNQDYNMPEPNATANAADGRPLKKYKRLEENVLFNPPFFKLVEKFILPSQKEAIAARCYSCGKIVKGNRGISSNFIKHMKRAHPEVNQIYENYKTHKIKVGQFPTLAQIQEAQNITSNIASGSDSNATYSNDETNQFNEVDNPLEAASAIYESSDENEEEKNCLEAQLPVVNNNKQCVAQELPAKTLDIFQQMMEEKLQYYAQKKEYDQLNNKINVLIKSQPSNITGMDTAILELRTEVDNLKKECSVLRVALQQSQASKRQLQNELQTVERQLHERKLIIRNLTVKDSEQPLESVQKLLSNILNLEDIKILNCCVIPSTKSSANKGHKECLSLEFDSSQTCKAILRQAHKLKDTGIFIETDISPFQRKRKNKLMVLRKELLRRKPDLKVLVRDTTLVVESKKFYWDDVEGLCHDGKYEAIELNGVDYLKEISGLDLREFINVLQNYNIQIS from the exons atggaaCCTAGCATCAAATCGGAACCGTGTGAAACCTTATATTGTGAACAGGAaaatgaaaatagtttaaaaatgcataatccacaaaatttaaaaagatctTATGAGGACATGGTCGATAGCAGAAACAAGCAGCAAtatcaaataaataacttttatggaGAAGCAAATCATGTAACGCATCATATAGACATAGAGAATGGAAGTTTTAATCAGGATTACAACATGCCAGAGCCAAATGCAACTGCAAATGCAGCGGACGGTAGacctttaaagaaatataagagATTAGAAGAAAATGTGTTATTTAATCCACCGTTTTTTAAATTG GTAGAGAAATTTATATTACCCTCTCAAAAAGAAGCAATTGCAGCTCGCTGCTACTCTTGCGGCAAAATCGTAAAAGGCAATCGTGGtatttcatcaaattttattaaacacatGAAACGTGCCCATCCAGAGGTTAATCAAATCTATGAAAACTACAAAACTCATAAAATAAAAGTTGGACAATTTCCCACATTAGCACAAATACAAGAAGCACAAAATATAACTTCAAATATTGCTTCAGGATCAGATAGCAATGCTACCTATTCAAATGATGAGACAAATCAATTTAATGAAGTAGATAATCCATTAGAAGCTGCTTCCGCCATTTATGAGTCTTCTGATgaaaatgaagaagaaaaaaattgccTAGAAGCACAACTGCCagtagtaaataataataaacaatgtgTTGCTCAGGAATTGCCAGCAAAAACTTTAGATATATTTCAACAAATGATGGAGGAAAAATTGCAATATTATGcccaaaaaaaagaatatgatcaattaaataataaaatcaatgtaTTAATTAAAAGCCAACCTTCAAATATTACTGGCATGGACACTGCAATATTAGAATTGAGAACAGAAGTGGATAACTTAAAAAAGGAATGTTCAGTATTACGTGTAGCCCTACAACAGTCGCAGGCTAGTAAACGGCAGCTTCAGAACGAACTACAAACCGTGGAACGACAATTACACGAACGTAAACTTATTATAAGAAATCTAACAGTAAAAGATTCAGAGCAACCTTTAGAATCGGTACAAAAACTATTAAGCAATATTTTGAATCTGGAAGATATCAAAATTCTCAATTGCTGCGTAATACCCTCTACGAAAAGCTCTGCTAACAAAGGACACAAAGAATGTCTGTCCTTAGAATTTGATAGTTCTCAAACTTGTAAGGCTATATTACGTCAAGCGCATAAATTAAAAGATACGggtatttttatagaaacggATATATCACCGTTTCAGCGTAaacgtaaaaataaattaatggtTTTGCGCAAAGAGCTTCTGAGGCGTAAGCCCGATCTTAAAGTGTTGGTACGTGATACCACCCTAGTGGTAGAgagtaagaaattttattggGATGATGTAGAAGGTTTGTGTCATGATGGTAAATATGAGGCAATTGAGTTGAACGGTGTTGACTATTTAAAAGAGATAAGTGGTTTAGATTTAAGGGAATTcataaatgttttacaaaattataatatacaaataagttaa
- the LOC111680589 gene encoding activating signal cointegrator 1, with protein MDKWLRERLSTCLDFEVPDDMIKYITSMKSSAEFDEYFETLLNKECEDHRLFLSDCKQRLFSKALPNKKQQQNSNNQKKAQGHGSSVIKQNQSSNSGANHKTHDANQNQHNPQSQGAKKKTKYVNLYTNDGNVVDAIMLKGRRLCNCQASQHKLVNNCLSCGRIVCEQEGSGPCLFCGELVYTNEEQQVLKSSGKKSDNLLKSLKEKGGGEALKKALEQRDRLLEYDRNSEKRTTVIDDELDYFEENSVWHSEEQRATFERLKQEMHERKHASRINRKIKVDFAGREVDEDVTISQEYEREVLKEVAAVNAKSDNSSNWSNRKHSDKWDNAGDLDPNMDAARPIYRPSAEEKAKSKGPTLNDGLERIYNRVQDKELMEMQDMRQCLSMHQPWASLLVAGIKKHEGRVWYSEHRGRLWIASTAKEPRPEEIQELENFYKQYYNDPTIKFPEHYPTGCLLGCVKVDDCLAQEEYREIYPEGESESPYVFVCSNFEQLPVVFPIKGQHKIYQIDPKIHNAACKTLMRLKATKG; from the exons atggATAAATGGTTAAGGGAACGATTGTCTACCTGTCTGGATTTCGAGGTACCAGATGACATGATTAAATACATAACATCCATGAAATCTTCCGCTGAGTTTGATGAATATTTCGAGACTTTATTGAATAAGGAATGTGAAGATCATCGCTTGTTTTTGTCCGATTGTAAGCAACGACTTTTTAGTAAAGCTTTAcccaataaaaaacaacaacaaaattccaACAATCAAAAGAAAGCACAAGGCCATGGCTCTTccgtaataaaacaaaatcaatccAGTAATAGTGGTGCGAACCACAAAACTCATGATGCTAATCAAAACCAACACAACCCTCAATCACAAGgagcaaaaaagaaaacgaagTATGTAAACTTATATACCAACGATGGTAATGTAGTCGATGCTATAATGCTTAAAGGAAGGCGTCTGTGCAATTGCCAGGCCTCACAGCATAAACTGGTAAACAATTGCCTAAGTTGCGGACGTATTGTTTGCGAACAAGAGGGTAGTGGTCCTTGCCTGTTTTGTGGTGAGCTAGTCTATACCAATGAGGAACAACAGGTACTCAAATCATCTGGCAAGAAAAGTGATAATCTCTTAAAGTCCCTCAAAGAAAAGGGTGGGGGAGAAGCTTTGAAAAAGGCTCTAGAACAGAGAGATCGTTTATTGGAGTATGATCGTAATAGTGAAAAACGTACCACTGTAATCGATGATGAGCTGGACTATTTCGAAGAAAACTCTGTTTGGCACTCCGAAGAACAGAGAGCCACCTTTGAACGGCTCAAGCAGGAAATGCATGAACGCAAACATGCCAGTCGTATTAATCGTAAGATTAAAGTGGATTTTGCAGGTCGTGAAGTGGACGAAGACGTTACTATTAGCCAGGAATATGAACGTGAAGTTTTGAAAGAAGTTGCTGCAGTGAATGCTAAAAGTGATAATTCTAGCAATTGGTCTAATCGCAAACATTCTGACAAATGGGATAATGCTGGGGATTTAGATCCTAATATGGATGCTGCTCGTCCTATTTATAGACCTTCTGCTGAGGAGAAGGCCAAAAGTAAAGGTCCAACTTTAAATGATGGTCTTGAACGAATTTATAATCGGGTTCAGGATAAGGAACTAATGGAAATGCAAGATATGCGACAGTGTTTGTCTATGCATCAACCTTGGGCCTCATTACTGGTAGCGGGGATTAAGAA ACATGAAGGTCGTGTTTGGTACAGTGAACATCGTGGTCGATTATGGATTGCTTCTACAGCCAAAGAGCCCAGACCGGAAGAAATACAAGaactagaaaacttttataaacaataCTACAAtg ATCCTACAATTAAATTCCCTGAACATTATCCCACCGGTTGTCTATTGGGTTGTGTTAAGGTTGATGATTGTTTGGCCCAGGAAGAGTATCGTGAAATTTATCCTGAAGGAGAATCCGAATCTccttatgtttttgtttgttccaATTTTGAACAATTGCCGGTAGTGTTTCCAATTAAAGGACAACATAAGATAT atcaaATTGATCCTAAAATCCATAATGCTGCCTGTAAGACTTTAATGCGTTTGAAAGCTACTAAGGGTTAA
- the LOC111680582 gene encoding migration and invasion enhancer 1 has protein sequence MVKVDVEYCGKCNFEWQCKMLQNFLLEQKPDTEMLCHKGRQGSFEVKINDTLVHSKLQSLAFPDHQSVLENVKRAEQGEPLVKTKEQPIENCMIM, from the exons ATGGTTAAAGTTGATGTGGAATATTG cGGCAAATGCAACTTCGAGTGGCAGTGTAAGATGTTGCAAAACTTTTTGCTCGAACAAAAACCCGATACAGAAATGTTATGCCACAAAGGACGACAAGGATCTTTCGAAGTTAAGATTAACGACACTTTAGTTCACTCAAAACTACAGTCACTAGCCTTTCCTGATCATCAAAGTGTATTGGAGAATGTGAAACGGGCCGAACAGGGTGAACCGTTGGTAAAGACAAAAGAACAACCAATAGAGAATTGTATGATAATGTGA
- the LOC111680597 gene encoding molybdenum cofactor sulfurase, producing MNWELTEAEENTIAKEFLRLGDNTYLDHAGSTLYAESQIDACGKLLKENLFCNPHTCKITGDFVDQVRYRILQHFNADPLDYTVVFTNNATAAIKTVADTFDFGNGEQGNFYYCQENHTSVLGMREVIKTENIYVLTQPELLENLQKKEELLAGTSKSNSLLVFSAQCNFSGYKMPLELIDVVHQQGLHKRGTQISGQPQKKQPDLSNFYIFLDAAAYVGSSYLNLGKYKPDFICVSFYKLFGYPTGIGALVVSKRGQSVLRKQYYGGGTVNIAMTRENFHEKRVGFSSHFEDGTLSFLTIANLLEGFNTLERLIPAREGKNTMERIGRYVYQLAKYGYEKLSVLKHANGQPLVKFYNHNGYEDCKYQGGVITFNILHEDGAFVGFAEVACLAAVFNIQLRTGCFCNPGACQWFLQLTNSDIRKQYDSGHICSDYNDLIDGQPTGAVRAAFGYMTRKQDVDKLVKMIEECYLSSTEERLKHMDLEKLPKELKHIPERMKPQLKEICIYPIKSCGAFKVKDSWPLTNTGFLYDRGWMIVDAAGMVITQKHQTRLCLIKPIINQQKGFMELTFTGMKSVQVSLEVSKEQIDFINNSFCQSKVCDDLVSGYDCGEEVALWLSDCLETPGLRLIKQYAQRRAQTGTAKDIALANQAQFLLINRSSVRWLTQKITSERESLDASVDRFRANLVIETPIALEETEFDMLTIGDTVFKVDGFCTRCQMICIDQHTGQKTAEPLRTIAREFNGKIRFGIYLSLLKVPENETQISCGDSIIIKKKNNE from the exons ATGAACTGGGAATTAACTGAGGCCGAGGAAAATACAATCGCAAAAGAATTTCTAAGACTAGGAg ATAACACTTACTTGGATCATGCGGGCAGTACATTGTATGCGGAAAGTCAAATAGATGCCTGTGGCaaattattaaaagagaatttattttgtaatccTCATACCTGCAAGATAACAGGCGATTTTGTTGATCAAGTGCGTTATAG AATTCTGCAACATTTCAATGCCGATCCTTTAGATTATACTGTTGTTTTTACTAACAATGCTACCGCTGCCATAAAAACAGTAGCTGATACATTTGATTTTGGAAATGGAGAACAgggtaatttttattattgccaGGAAAATCACACCTCTGTGTTGGGTATGCGTGAAGttattaaaactgaaaatatatatgtattgacGCAACCAGAGCTATTGGAAAATTTGCAAAAGAAGGAAGAGTTACTAGCTGGTACTAGTAAATCTAACTCCTTGTTGGTATTTTCCGCTCAATGTAATTTTAGCGGCTACAAAATGCCGTTGGAATTAATAGATGTAGTCCATCAGCAGGGTTTACATAAACGGGGCACTCAAATTTCCGGTCAACCTCAAAAGAAGCAACcagatttaagtaatttttatatattcctAGATGCAGCAGCTTATGTTGGTTCTAGTTATTTGAATTTAGGCAAATATAAACCCGATTTTATTTGCGTAtcattttacaaattgtttgg CTATCCCACAGGTATAGGAGCTTTAGTAGTCAGCAAACGCGGCCAATCTGTGCTACGTAAACAATATTACGGAGGCGGTACCGTCAATATAGCCATGACCAGAGAAAATTTTCACGAAAAACGTGTGGGCTTCTCATCACACTTTGAAGATGGCACTTTATCTTTTCTAACGATTGCAAATTTGTTAGAGGGTTTCAACACTTTGGAACGTTTAATACCTGCAAGAGAGGGGAAAAATACAATGGAAAGAATTGGTCGTTATGTCTATCAATTGGCTAAATATGGTTATGAAAAATTAAGCGTTTTGAAGCATGCAAATGGCCAGCCTTTGGTAAAGTTTTACAATCATAATGGTTATGAGGACTGTAAATATCAAGGTGGTGTAATTACCTTTAATATTCTACACGAAGATGGTGCCTTTGTAGGGTTTGCCGAAGTGGCCTGCCTGGCAGCTGTTTTTAATATACAACTACGTACTGGTTGCTTTTGTAATCCAGGAGCTTGTCAATGGTTTTTACAACTAACCAATAGTGATATACGTAAACAATATGATTCGGGTCATATATGCAGTGACTACAATGATTTGATTGACGGACAACCCACTGGAGCCGTTAGGGCGGCATTTGGTTATATGACACGTAAACAAGATGTAGACAAACTTGTTAAAATGATAGAGGAATGCTATTTATCCTCAACAGAAGAGAGATTAAAACATATGGATCTGGAGAAATTGCCAAAAGAATTAAAACATATACCGGAACGAATGAAACCACAATTGAAAGAAATTTGCATTTATCCCATTAAATCATGTGGAGCATTTAAGGTTAAAGATTCTTGGCCTTTAACAAATACTGGTTTCCTGTATGATCGTGGTTGGATGATAGTCGATGCTGCTGGTATGGTTATAACACAAAAACATCAAACTAGATTGTGTTTAATTAAACCTATCATTAATCAACAAAAAGGTTTTATGGAATTGACTTTTACGGGCATGAAGTCGGTGCAAGTGAGTTTAGAAGTATCTAAGGAACAGatagattttattaataactCCTTCTGTCAAAGTAAAGTTTGTGATGATTTAGTCTCAGGTTATGATTGTGGCGAGGAGGTGGCTCTGTGGTTGAGTGATTGTTTGGAAACACCGGGTTTGAGATTAATCAAACAGTATGCTCAAAGACGTGCACAAACTGGTACGGCCAAGGATATAGCCTTAGCTAATCAGGCacaatttctattaattaatcGTTCCTCGGTGAGGTGGCTGACACAGAAAATTACCTCGGAAAGGGAAAGCTTGGATGCTAGTGTTGATAGATTTAGAGCAAATTTAGTGATCGAGACTCCAATCGCCCTTGAGGAGACAGAATTTGATATGTTGACCATCGGTGATACAGTATTTAAGGTGGATGGTTTTTGCACTCGCTGCCAAATGATCTGCATAGATCAACATACGGGACAAAAAACAGCTGAACCTTTACGAACTATTGCTCGAGAGTTTAATGGTAAAATACGTTTTGGTATTTATCTTTCTCTACTTAAGGTGCCTGAAAATGAGACGCAAATTTCTTGCGGTGAttcaattattataaaaaagaagaataatgaataa